The stretch of DNA ctccataGTGACTGTGTcaaggttactagtttcgcttaagGATAAGGATAATTgtcttcgctttgtttgtttgaaaatgTATCTTTGCGGGTAATAGTAAATGACAGGAAATAAAATACTGAATTTAAATGACAGAAAAATTAAtggtgtgtgtgtgaccacacgggataattaagtgtggtcggatccctcccttactcctgttTGGTGGTTATTCAATTCTTTCCCTCTATCAGGAATTAGACTGTTGAATGTGGATATTCAGTTTTTTCCCGGAATTAGACTGTTGAAAATAGTTTAGAAGCAATATCATTACCTATTTCTATGACAAACTGTACAGAGTCTAGTTAAAggttacccttactttatttaaGTCGTCACGTGTGTCTCTAACTAGTTATATACTTACCCAGAAACAACACTGtaaggtagaaattatcgtgcGTTCTAATCCTACACTACGgactcagatactgaatttaatggtctcgtGTTTGGCCCTAGCATACCGTCTTTCtttcgggattactagcttcgtttcctatgtgatatccactaggtccttagattttattcaaatgtgatcagtattaaaataaatataaaaccagaCGATAAAAGAGTTTGCGATAAGAAAgcaattgaatttatacccaaattatatataatacaaaACCAAGGATTTgtaagggagttcctcgactccacctaacctagggaaaataaattacaaagataGAAAGAAAATAACTTGGCCGGCTTTGGAGTTCTTGGgtctccttgcctcctccttagagttctcctactctagagtgaatattcaaagtattgaatattttggaatgttTGTGAATTAATAATAGTGGAGGAAGGAGactctatttatatttttcagcTGAGTTTAGGCTTTTTCTACGCATCCATCGCACCATCTTGGTGCGATGGAagattttctcatgattttctgcgtatttttcaagtcatcatcgtgccacgatggaaaagattttttgcagattttcttcaatttaaccgccttctcatcgcgccacgttGAGACTTATCGTGGGTACAATGGTTGCGTTGTCTTATTACATTTTTGCctttttttgctgctttttccacttttcttgcttctgagCCTTATAACTTtacttttccaggtatttgctaATGCTAATGCTAATGCAATCTGAAATGAACTTCTATATGTTATTTGAATCAAAACATTCAAATGAAGAAAGTCACTCATATCTAACACTTGCACTCATTCATGACTCCACCATGGAGTTTATTACGAGGTGAAAACTAATCTATTGAAAGAAGGAAAAAGGAGTAAattattttactataattaCATACACTATGTTTAATTATataaagggaaaaaaataataacaattatcatcaaaataaattcagATAATTACTTATcacttttaaattaattaatttaatcaaaatgggacaaaataattaatacaaGATACTAAATGTGAGCGTTCAGGTTCGCCGATAAAGTTATCGGCGATATGgttacaaaacaaaaatacaataaaaatcaTCTTCGTGTAATGATCACTAACATCACAACTCACATTTCTTAGCACCACATGATCTTTGTCATCTTTGCATAATTCAAAACCTATTCAAGAATCCattaatcaaaaaaataacCATGTGCTTTTCACATGTATGATGTATCATCAATATTCAATCATATGTGCAAGAATTCTTGAGGGGAACTTGAGCACCAAGTTTCTTAGGATCCAAAGTGATGGAACAGTGAATCCTCTTGTAGTATTTGGGTTTCACCAATTTCCCAAGTACATTAGCTCTTGATCTCATCACAAAGTTAAGGTTCAATGGCACTGGCAATGTAGGCATACCCGTTGTGCTGCTAAGGCTAGCACCACTTCCATACAAAGGTACCTTGCTACCCATTATTGCCACACTAACCAATCTATGACTCTTCCTAGATTGATGAAACTCCTTCATCTGCAATATTCAATGTGTTAGAAGGAGGAAAAACATTCTTGTACAATGAAGTTAAGTagttagggtctgtttggattgatttatttgagcttACCTACTTACGTAAGCTTTTGGGAGACAATTTGGGAGAGTTtatgcataagttgttttcaacttgCATAAGCTCTTATATTTCCATAAATTCTCCAACAAAGTTTATGaaaacctatgaagcacggacacagacaccggacacgacacaaACACAATTCAATGCAATTATAAGTGTCAGTGTCTGACACCGGGACACACCTAATCCGAGGAGTGCCCGTGtttcataaattaaaacaacttatagcttataataaaacagtttgactttatttaatcttttattatagaaatggcttatatgttaattatttatgctataagcacttaattaagttgttcaTTAAAATAAAGCCTTGATCAACCAACCAACTATAATGCATTATGCATGTTTGGATTCACTTCTGTGAGAGGTAAAAGTAATTTCAAGTacaaaaaattcattttgaCATGTTTAAGTCATCTCTAAAGTAAAATTGATTTTCCTTCTACAATGAATTCTAAGTTGAAGTTGAGATTTGTAGTTTTTATTATCAATGTGATTTTTAACCTCAAGTTTcttgtttaactcacttttacgTAAATGTATACAAATACAAATGACTTTGTATTCAGCTCActtttaatcaaaatcaattttctaaGTACAAAACAAACAAGTCAGTGAATCTTACATTTCCTGAAGCAATCACTATATCTGAATAAGACAGTTCCAAGGGTGTAGCTGAAACATGAACTCCAAAGAAAGTGCCCGTATTGCGGTATGTGAATTTCAAAGTAGAGTTCATGCTGATCATATCAGTGGCCACCCCAGTCGAATCCGAACCAGCTTGGACTGTAACATGATCAAACTTTATGCTCTGCAAAATACAAATTTGATCAAGATTCAAGACATAGTTTAGATTTCATCATTCAAAAGCAAAAATTGAACATGTTCCAGTTAAGATTCCATCCTTAAAAAATGCAAAATCGATCAAAACCCAGTTCAGATTTctacctaaaaaataaaaattggagcACAAACCCATTcagatttcaaattttcaactcCAAAAATGCAAATTTGATCATGACCCGGTTAAGATTTCATCCGAAAAATGCAGAATTGATCTTAACCCAGTTAAGATTTCATCTCgagtaaaaataaaagtttaagaCTTCATCTTAAAAATGCCAAATTAATCTTAACCCAGTTCATATGTCATCTTTAAAATGCAGAATTGATCTTAACCCAGTTCAAATTTCAaccttaaaatgaaaaaaatgatcatGACTAAGTTCAAATTTCATTCTAGAAATGCAAAATTGATGAAACCCCAATTCAAATTTCATCCGAAAAAACCTAATTTGATCAGAACTCAGTTCAAATTACATCCTAAAATCACAAAAAACAATTAACCCCCAATTCAAATCACATCCAAAAactgaaaaatcaaacaaaagccATTTCCAATTTCATCCTAAAAATCTCAAAAAACCAATAATGAAAATGCAAACCTTGATAACAATCTTTGGCTTCATGTGTTTACTAGCACCCAAAAGAATAAGAGagaacaaagaaaacaaaacaaagaaccCAACAACAAAAGCAAGAAAGTAACACCGACGAGAAAATCCACTATTCCGATCTTCTCCATGAAGAAATCCCTCTTCCTCAATAACATCAATCTGCTTCCATGTCTTAAGACTATGTTGGTGTTGATGTTGATGTTCCTTCTTACGTTGTGGAGCAGAGAAACCAGTGGAAGAAGAGTGATGAGGTGAAGCAACAGGACTAAGAACAGGTGAGGAATGAAATGAAGTAGTGACGGTTTTTTCACCGTCGTGAGAATCTCTTGATGGACTTTGAACATAGTAGATTGGTCTACGAGGTGGAGATCTTGTTGGTGATGATGTTGCTACACTTGTAACCTCTGAATCTGTCTTtgtatgcattttttttttccttcttctctttGTTTGATGAATTAAGGTTGTGTGAAAGTGTTACCTATGAGAAAGTTTAAGGAATGTGTTTTGTTTTGAGTTTTATGTTTGGTTTTGTTGATGATTTGGACAGTGGAAGAATCTGTACAACTGGAGATTTGCGGATGATTGTGACCTTTTTGTGTGAATGACAGCTGAAGTTAAATAGGCAATGACAAATATTTTGTGACTTTTATGGGAATTTGTGGAGAAataaaactatttaattttcTGAATTATACTGCTAAATGTATTTCTctaaatactctctccgtcgCAAAAAGAGTGACTCGGTTAACTACTTCACGTATGTCGATGTATaactttaattattaatatttttaattgtataatagtaaaaattataaaaatttgatattttaaaaatactcatcgagacgaatccaacatcttatatactaatatttatttttatttattagtaaaaaatatggtcaaaccAATGTATATGAATAGTGTACATTTACAAAATGGGTCACTCATTGTGGGACGGAGGGAGCATAAtggaataactaatgtattttaCATTGTAAAAAATTTGCATTTTATATTTAGAGGTCGAGTTCGACTCCGCATAATTCACTTATCTACTTTAAGAGTGGGATTTTCGGTCACTAGAATACTTGACCCAAAAATGAAAACTAATACGAAGTTTCCACTCCATTAGCGATGACTAAGGTAGGTTCTCTCAtctcaaccgaattttctccatacgaaTGAACCAAAAAACGAACctctgaccacatgcttaaagGGACAAAGACCCTTACCACTTGAatcaattcattattattttatttttttatcggATAGCCAAGTGGCTAAAAAAACGCACTTAGACAATTCATTGTTGTTACTAATGCTATTATTATCTATtggttataaaaataaaaagaaaactaaaaaattatttctcaaAGTTTAAGAGGTTCAATTTTTTCCCctaaattataaattcataattattttactcTTTAATCTTGAACAAAAAATAGTATTATGAAAACAATGGtaagattttagattttttttttcttaccatTTTTATTCTACAACTAATATACAATACATTATAATCTACTCATAAATCTCAATCAtcctatttataaaaaaaaacaaatcaatcgTCCTAAATCAAAAGGGTTGAAGTCCAGAAAAAGAAGAGACTACCGCCTTACAATATGCGATGTTGAAATACCAACAAGACTATCTAGGTAAAAAGGACTAATTTAAACGGAACA from Trifolium pratense cultivar HEN17-A07 linkage group LG5, ARS_RC_1.1, whole genome shotgun sequence encodes:
- the LOC123887401 gene encoding uncharacterized protein LOC123887401, with the translated sequence MHTKTDSEVTSVATSSPTRSPPRRPIYYVQSPSRDSHDGEKTVTTSFHSSPVLSPVASPHHSSSTGFSAPQRKKEHQHQHQHSLKTWKQIDVIEEEGFLHGEDRNSGFSRRCYFLAFVVGFFVLFSLFSLILLGASKHMKPKIVIKSIKFDHVTVQAGSDSTGVATDMISMNSTLKFTYRNTGTFFGVHVSATPLELSYSDIVIASGNMKEFHQSRKSHRLVSVAIMGSKVPLYGSGASLSSTTGMPTLPVPLNLNFVMRSRANVLGKLVKPKYYKRIHCSITLDPKKLGAQVPLKNSCTYD